Proteins encoded in a region of the Streptomyces violaceoruber genome:
- a CDS encoding MFS transporter yields the protein MSISEKEAAVAPGAVSDTERPQGLPMLALLALATAVFITSLTETLPAGLLPAMSQDLGVSESATGQTVTIYALGTVLTAMPLAAATAGWRRKRLLMTAMAGVAVANTVTAVSEVYALTMAARFVAGVAAGLAWALLAGYARRMAPPHLQGKAIAIAMAGIPLALSLGVPAGTFLGKVISWQAAFFTMTGLTVLLLVLIAARVPDYPGQRAGGRTSMMGALKVPGVMPVLAVTLIFVLAHTILYTFIATFLDSVEMGDSTDLVLLVFGVACLVSIWVVGAQINHRLRGLMIAATLLIAVAAALLAVLADSPVLVYAAVVLWGLGWGGAPTLLQTAASDAGGAEQGDNAQAMLVTLWNVAMAGGGIAGGVLLDAVGAGSFPWTILVLLAPVLVIALAARNHGFPAKRAAVDS from the coding sequence ATGTCAATTAGCGAAAAAGAGGCCGCCGTTGCTCCCGGAGCGGTGAGCGACACGGAAAGGCCCCAAGGACTGCCCATGCTGGCGCTGCTCGCGCTGGCCACCGCCGTCTTCATCACCAGTCTCACCGAGACCCTGCCGGCCGGTCTGCTGCCCGCCATGAGCCAGGATCTCGGGGTGAGCGAGTCCGCGACCGGGCAGACCGTGACGATCTACGCGCTCGGGACCGTGCTGACCGCGATGCCGCTGGCGGCCGCCACCGCCGGGTGGCGGCGCAAGCGTCTTCTGATGACAGCGATGGCGGGCGTCGCGGTGGCCAACACGGTCACGGCCGTCTCGGAGGTGTACGCGCTGACCATGGCCGCACGCTTCGTGGCGGGCGTTGCGGCCGGTCTGGCCTGGGCGCTGCTGGCCGGCTACGCACGGCGCATGGCGCCCCCGCATCTGCAGGGCAAGGCGATCGCGATCGCCATGGCCGGCATTCCGCTCGCCCTGTCGCTGGGAGTCCCCGCCGGTACCTTCCTCGGCAAGGTGATCAGCTGGCAGGCGGCGTTCTTCACCATGACCGGCCTCACCGTGCTGCTTCTGGTCCTGATCGCGGCGCGTGTTCCCGACTACCCGGGACAGCGGGCCGGGGGACGCACCTCGATGATGGGTGCCCTCAAGGTCCCCGGCGTCATGCCGGTCCTGGCCGTGACACTGATCTTCGTGCTGGCCCACACCATCCTCTACACCTTCATCGCCACCTTCCTGGACAGCGTGGAGATGGGCGACTCCACCGACCTCGTGCTGCTGGTCTTCGGCGTGGCCTGCCTGGTGAGCATCTGGGTCGTCGGCGCGCAGATCAACCACCGGCTGCGCGGACTGATGATCGCCGCGACCCTGCTGATCGCCGTCGCCGCCGCACTGCTGGCCGTACTGGCCGACAGCCCGGTACTGGTCTACGCCGCCGTGGTGCTGTGGGGTCTGGGCTGGGGCGGCGCGCCCACTCTTCTGCAGACGGCCGCCAGCGACGCGGGCGGGGCGGAGCAGGGCGACAATGCCCAGGCCATGCTGGTGACCCTGTGGAACGTGGCCATGGCCGGTGGCGGAATCGCCGGTGGAGTCCTCCTCGACGCGGTCGGCGCCGGTTCCTTCCCGTGGACCATCCTGGTGCTCCTGGCGCCCGTTCTCGTCATCGCCCTGGCGGCCCGAAACCACGGCTTCCCCGCCAAGCGTGCCGCCGTCGACTCGTGA
- a CDS encoding helix-turn-helix transcriptional regulator has product MSSQELADFLRRRREDLRPEDVQAETTLPPSRRARRTPGLRREEVAALARVSVSYYERLEQARAPRPSPQVLSALATALQLTDAERDHLARLAGQVLPAENDGAPEHVPEDAQQLLGRVDGIPAYIVNDRQDIVAWNAAAAALITDFSRLTPDERNLTRISTRFRGTLCTGAPGSESEFSQQVAAQLRAASVLYPTDKVLAELINEFATHDPDFASSWRNHAVRPIPGVQKRLHHPTLGELEIDRHTLSLPGSGFSLVMYTAEVGSPSAAALKSL; this is encoded by the coding sequence GTGAGCAGCCAGGAACTCGCAGACTTTCTCCGCCGCCGCCGCGAGGACCTGCGACCAGAAGACGTGCAGGCCGAAACGACGCTTCCACCAAGCCGGCGCGCCCGTCGCACACCCGGATTGCGCCGCGAAGAGGTAGCCGCCCTGGCGCGGGTGTCAGTGAGCTACTACGAACGACTGGAACAGGCACGGGCACCCCGGCCCTCACCGCAAGTACTGTCCGCGCTGGCGACGGCTCTCCAGCTCACTGACGCGGAGCGTGACCATCTGGCCCGCCTGGCCGGACAAGTGCTGCCCGCAGAGAACGACGGCGCGCCGGAGCACGTGCCCGAGGACGCCCAACAGCTGCTCGGGAGAGTCGACGGCATCCCTGCCTACATCGTCAACGACCGGCAAGACATCGTCGCCTGGAACGCAGCAGCTGCAGCTCTGATTACAGACTTCTCTCGTCTCACACCCGACGAGCGCAACCTCACACGTATCTCAACGAGATTCCGTGGCACCCTCTGCACCGGCGCGCCCGGTTCGGAGTCTGAATTCTCTCAGCAAGTAGCCGCTCAATTGCGCGCGGCCAGCGTTCTGTACCCGACAGACAAAGTGCTCGCGGAGCTGATCAACGAGTTCGCGACCCACGATCCAGACTTTGCGAGCAGCTGGCGCAATCATGCTGTGCGCCCCATACCCGGCGTGCAAAAAAGACTGCATCACCCGACACTGGGCGAGCTCGAAATCGACCGGCACACCCTCAGCCTGCCCGGCTCAGGTTTCTCCTTGGTGATGTACACGGCAGAAGTTGGCAGCCCCAGCGCCGCTGCACTGAAGAGCCTTTGA
- a CDS encoding MarR family winged helix-turn-helix transcriptional regulator, with amino-acid sequence MDYGDKLFWLSVVIQRKYAEVCAEFDLTPAQATLLCAVRNEPRRMADLAASLGMTKNALSQLVDRTERRELVGRASSAQDRRVVMLSATPTGKVLGEAVYAEVAKRLPEIARNLDADDQRDFERVATAIVDTSDLSPPTSNQRVTP; translated from the coding sequence GTGGACTATGGCGACAAGCTCTTCTGGCTCTCGGTTGTGATTCAACGCAAGTACGCGGAGGTCTGCGCCGAGTTCGATCTGACCCCCGCGCAGGCGACGCTGCTCTGCGCGGTCAGGAACGAGCCGCGGCGGATGGCTGACCTCGCCGCGTCGTTGGGTATGACCAAGAACGCACTGAGCCAGCTGGTCGATCGCACCGAGCGGCGCGAGTTGGTCGGCAGGGCAAGCTCGGCGCAGGACCGACGGGTCGTCATGCTCAGTGCGACGCCCACGGGCAAGGTGCTCGGCGAGGCCGTTTATGCCGAGGTCGCCAAGCGCCTGCCCGAGATCGCGAGGAATCTCGACGCCGACGACCAGCGCGACTTCGAGCGCGTGGCCACCGCCATCGTGGACACCTCGGACCTCTCTCCGCCCACCTCGAACCAACGCGTCACACCGTGA
- a CDS encoding MerR family transcriptional regulator produces MRIGELSERTGTPRRLLRYYEEQGLIAVERSSNGYREYDDALVDRVLQIRGLLEAGLPTRIIKEILPCLHQPRTIHLANATPEMIATLELERDQMTERIQSLIRNRDAVAAYVDAVRNCRIPSAPPEPRVHCLAPRGMRQNPAAAPTT; encoded by the coding sequence ATGCGTATCGGAGAGCTGTCGGAGCGCACCGGCACCCCTCGCCGGCTGCTGCGCTACTACGAGGAGCAAGGGCTCATCGCCGTGGAGCGCTCCTCCAACGGCTATCGCGAGTACGACGACGCCCTGGTGGACCGGGTCCTGCAGATCAGGGGTCTGCTGGAGGCCGGGCTGCCGACCCGGATCATCAAGGAGATCCTCCCGTGCCTGCACCAGCCCCGGACGATCCACCTCGCGAACGCCACCCCCGAGATGATCGCGACGCTGGAGCTCGAGCGCGACCAGATGACGGAGCGCATCCAGTCCCTGATCCGGAACAGGGACGCCGTCGCCGCCTACGTCGACGCGGTGCGCAACTGCCGCATCCCGAGTGCTCCGCCCGAGCCCCGCGTCCACTGCCTGGCGCCCCGCGGCATGCGTCAGAACCCGGCTGCGGCTCCCACGACTTGA
- a CDS encoding IS701 family transposase: protein MPVHHPGPEPWACGPSGADADFTGFVDDVFGCLPRRDQRRWAGAYLHGLLTVQGKKTIQRMARAATTAPGASPALQQFISASPWDWNDARAALARKAAAHLPNDAWTIGVVLAEKRGEHTVGVHRRFVAETGRTLNCQVGIGLFLTSATASVPVDWQLLLDENWSGDPRRRLRARIPSTVGAQPVWAHVLDLCDRLASLRLSASAPLVVDRRAATDTARLALHLALRERDFLIEVRPDQRVLPVGRTDRGTRVGHLGQQPVSAHQHLRGIGTRHPFAVAEGPHGRARHVDVSRSLVRLPGALGVGALGAFRLLAEHSPGRRRATRYWITNLVDRRVDQLLALLQRPDLTRVALQRLQDDFGLLDFEGRSFPGWHHHMTMASAAGVYSHLTRDAHRGALTLARTAGT, encoded by the coding sequence ATGCCCGTACACCACCCGGGGCCGGAGCCCTGGGCTTGCGGACCGAGCGGGGCCGACGCCGACTTCACCGGCTTCGTGGACGACGTCTTCGGCTGCCTGCCCCGGCGTGACCAGCGCCGGTGGGCCGGCGCCTATCTGCACGGGCTGCTGACCGTGCAGGGCAAGAAGACCATCCAGCGCATGGCCCGGGCCGCCACCACCGCGCCGGGCGCCTCCCCGGCCCTGCAGCAGTTCATCAGCGCCAGCCCCTGGGACTGGAACGACGCGCGGGCCGCTCTGGCACGCAAGGCCGCCGCACACCTGCCCAATGACGCCTGGACCATCGGCGTGGTGCTGGCGGAGAAGCGCGGTGAACACACGGTCGGGGTGCACCGCAGGTTCGTCGCCGAGACCGGCCGCACGCTCAACTGCCAGGTCGGAATCGGGCTGTTCCTCACCTCTGCGACGGCCAGCGTGCCGGTGGACTGGCAACTCCTGCTGGACGAGAACTGGTCCGGCGACCCGCGCAGGCGCCTGCGCGCCCGCATCCCGTCGACGGTCGGCGCACAGCCGGTGTGGGCGCACGTCCTGGACTTGTGCGACCGCCTCGCTTCCTTGCGGCTCTCCGCCTCCGCCCCGCTCGTCGTGGACCGGCGAGCCGCCACGGACACCGCGCGGCTGGCTCTCCACCTCGCCTTGCGCGAAAGGGACTTCCTCATAGAGGTCCGACCCGACCAGCGGGTCCTGCCCGTGGGACGGACCGACCGGGGTACGAGGGTGGGGCACCTCGGGCAGCAGCCGGTGAGCGCCCATCAGCACCTGCGCGGCATCGGCACCCGGCATCCCTTCGCGGTGGCCGAGGGACCCCACGGGAGGGCCCGGCACGTGGACGTCTCCCGCTCTCTCGTTCGCCTGCCCGGTGCCCTCGGTGTCGGTGCGCTGGGCGCGTTCCGCCTGCTGGCCGAGCACTCCCCGGGCCGGCGCCGTGCCACCCGCTACTGGATCACCAACCTCGTGGACCGCCGAGTGGACCAGCTTCTGGCACTGCTGCAGCGGCCGGACCTCACCCGCGTCGCACTGCAAAGGCTCCAGGACGACTTCGGGCTGCTCGACTTCGAGGGACGGTCGTTCCCCGGCTGGCACCACCACATGACGATGGCGTCGGCTGCCGGCGTCTACAGCCACCTGACGCGCGACGCACACCGCGGCGCGCTCACCCTCGCCCGAACCGCCGGCACCTGA
- a CDS encoding NAD(P)H-binding protein, with protein sequence MPGVLVTGGTGKTGKVLVQVLRNAGVQARVASRNPAAADPDPIRFDWNDPTTYGPALDGMDRVFLLPPVESVDPLPLVEPFLRRAQRAGVQRLVMLGSAIVLPNAPSAVEMAAQVQAQPGGVVLRASGFMQNFLRPHPLAEHIHRLGEIRTAAGDGRLGWVDARDIAASAAALLADLEVDARSDYLITGPHGMSYPQAAQIITAQTGRRVRVERITEEEQAAAHRASGMPTAFADALAAVERGIKEGREDQVSTAVLELTGRPPRTFAEFVSDHAYEWTQ encoded by the coding sequence ATGCCCGGAGTACTCGTGACCGGAGGGACCGGCAAGACCGGCAAGGTGCTGGTGCAAGTGCTCCGCAACGCCGGTGTGCAGGCCCGGGTCGCCAGCCGGAACCCAGCCGCAGCCGACCCCGATCCGATCCGCTTCGACTGGAATGACCCGACCACATACGGACCTGCGCTCGACGGGATGGACCGGGTCTTCCTGCTTCCGCCGGTGGAGAGTGTGGACCCGCTGCCACTGGTCGAGCCGTTCCTGCGCCGAGCACAGCGGGCCGGTGTCCAGCGCCTCGTGATGCTCGGCTCCGCGATCGTTCTGCCGAACGCGCCCAGTGCCGTGGAGATGGCCGCTCAGGTTCAGGCTCAGCCCGGAGGAGTCGTACTCCGCGCGTCCGGCTTCATGCAGAACTTCCTGCGCCCGCACCCACTGGCCGAGCACATCCATCGACTAGGCGAGATCCGTACGGCAGCCGGTGACGGCAGACTGGGGTGGGTTGACGCGCGGGACATCGCGGCCAGTGCTGCCGCGCTCTTGGCTGACCTGGAGGTGGACGCTCGAAGTGACTACCTGATCACCGGGCCGCACGGGATGAGCTATCCACAGGCCGCGCAGATCATCACCGCGCAGACCGGCAGACGGGTCCGGGTGGAGCGTATTACGGAGGAGGAACAGGCTGCCGCCCACCGTGCCTCCGGAATGCCGACCGCGTTCGCAGACGCCCTTGCCGCCGTCGAGCGCGGAATCAAGGAGGGACGCGAAGACCAGGTCAGCACTGCGGTGCTCGAACTGACCGGCCGTCCGCCGCGCACCTTTGCCGAATTCGTCTCCGATCACGCGTACGAGTGGACGCAGTAG
- a CDS encoding nuclear transport factor 2 family protein → MVHSTPEETFRRMIDLLLAKDMNAVADLWAPDGIAEFPFAAGSSPRVLRGREEVRAYLAHYPELMDMKEVAALTVRPTDRTDTVVVEWTATGRTVATSQPYLLDYIVVLTVRDGRIALFRDYWSPLSAAAAAGTLAGLIDSLERKDA, encoded by the coding sequence ATGGTGCACAGCACGCCTGAGGAGACCTTTCGCCGCATGATCGACCTGCTGCTGGCCAAAGACATGAATGCCGTGGCAGATCTGTGGGCCCCTGACGGAATTGCGGAGTTCCCTTTCGCAGCCGGGAGCTCCCCTCGCGTTCTCCGCGGACGTGAGGAGGTACGCGCCTACCTCGCTCACTATCCCGAGCTGATGGACATGAAGGAGGTGGCCGCGCTCACCGTGCGGCCCACGGATCGAACGGACACCGTCGTGGTGGAGTGGACGGCCACCGGCCGCACCGTGGCCACCTCCCAGCCCTACCTCCTGGACTACATCGTGGTTCTCACGGTCCGCGACGGGCGGATCGCTCTGTTCCGGGACTACTGGAGCCCGCTGTCGGCGGCCGCCGCTGCCGGGACTCTCGCCGGGCTGATCGACTCGCTCGAAAGGAAGGACGCCTGA
- a CDS encoding sigma-70 family RNA polymerase sigma factor produces the protein MTTTTAAPCEEPASGREHDERDEQRTRRFEREALAYHRRMERAALRMTRHPQDAEDLVQETYAKAYGSFHQFQPGSNLWGWLYRIMTNAYITSYRKKQTEPPRSPTPHLEDWQMVGVVGDDAASLASAEARVLSRIPDPELLRALRDTPQDFVRVVYLADVEGMSYQEIARMLGIQPGTVSSRLYRGRRRLRTLLAQYERGHGGHGRGGHG, from the coding sequence ATGACCACGACGACAGCTGCCCCGTGTGAAGAGCCCGCTTCCGGCAGGGAGCACGACGAGCGCGACGAGCAGCGCACCCGCCGCTTCGAACGGGAGGCTCTGGCCTACCACCGTCGGATGGAACGCGCCGCCCTGCGGATGACGCGGCATCCGCAGGATGCCGAGGACCTGGTGCAGGAGACCTACGCCAAGGCGTACGGGTCCTTCCACCAGTTCCAGCCCGGGAGCAACTTGTGGGGCTGGCTGTACCGCATCATGACCAACGCCTACATCACGTCCTACCGCAAGAAGCAGACGGAGCCGCCGCGCTCCCCGACGCCCCATCTCGAGGACTGGCAGATGGTGGGCGTCGTCGGCGACGACGCCGCCTCCCTGGCGTCCGCCGAGGCCCGGGTCCTGAGCAGGATCCCGGACCCAGAGCTGCTTCGGGCCTTGCGGGACACCCCGCAGGACTTCGTCAGGGTGGTCTACCTGGCCGACGTCGAGGGCATGTCGTATCAGGAGATAGCCCGGATGCTCGGCATCCAGCCGGGAACCGTCTCCTCCCGGCTGTATCGCGGGCGCCGGCGTCTGCGCACCCTGCTCGCGCAGTACGAGCGCGGCCACGGCGGTCACGGCCGCGGCGGTCACGGCTGA
- a CDS encoding DUF6461 domain-containing protein: MSALREWTIELYRPEDHAFEEVSHMANGSPVGPFYSYVGGSVRMSYDEEPYCRGGSHPDDLLDVMRKVGFGPMEGPDADEDEDEVKSLTRAKFALAHHVTGVRLTRRLLETAEFTCGLVTKRPAISWPRV, translated from the coding sequence CTGAGCGCGCTCCGCGAGTGGACGATCGAGCTGTACCGCCCGGAGGACCACGCCTTCGAAGAGGTCTCCCACATGGCCAACGGTTCACCCGTGGGGCCGTTCTACTCGTACGTGGGCGGGTCCGTCCGGATGTCCTACGACGAGGAACCCTACTGCCGTGGAGGCAGCCACCCCGACGACCTGCTCGACGTCATGCGCAAGGTGGGATTCGGGCCGATGGAAGGCCCGGACGCGGACGAGGACGAGGACGAGGTGAAGAGCCTCACCCGGGCCAAGTTCGCCTTGGCGCACCACGTCACCGGGGTCCGGCTGACGCGCCGGCTCCTGGAGACGGCGGAGTTCACCTGCGGGCTGGT
- a CDS encoding tetratricopeptide repeat protein, whose amino-acid sequence MSGQLSGQHEPGAALGRMVRAAWSETLGEDHPDTLPAANRLAGCLVGLRKYAEARDLFADLLPRCERAVGWGDPLTLTVASNLNGCLSALGAHEEARRQCEEVVRRSRLALGPDDPRTLRAASNLVIFLRRLDDHQAALAVWEDTLLRYRRVLGEDHPDTLHAKRDLVALLRAMGEDDRAHAVAGEPPAGP is encoded by the coding sequence GTGTCCGGCCAGCTGTCCGGCCAGCACGAACCCGGCGCGGCCCTCGGCCGCATGGTCAGAGCAGCCTGGAGCGAAACGCTCGGGGAAGACCATCCGGACACTTTGCCGGCGGCCAACAGACTCGCCGGGTGCCTGGTAGGCCTCAGGAAATACGCTGAGGCAAGGGATCTGTTCGCGGACCTTCTCCCGCGCTGCGAGCGGGCGGTGGGCTGGGGGGATCCCCTGACCCTGACCGTCGCCAGCAACCTAAACGGGTGCCTCTCCGCGCTCGGTGCTCACGAAGAGGCCCGGCGACAGTGCGAGGAGGTGGTGCGGCGGAGCCGCCTCGCGCTCGGCCCCGACGATCCCCGCACACTGCGCGCGGCATCCAATCTCGTGATCTTCCTCCGGCGTCTCGACGATCATCAGGCTGCCCTTGCCGTCTGGGAGGACACCCTGCTGCGGTACCGGCGCGTGCTGGGTGAGGACCACCCCGACACCCTGCACGCCAAGAGGGATCTCGTCGCTCTTCTTCGCGCGATGGGGGAGGACGACCGCGCACATGCCGTGGCGGGGGAGCCACCGGCCGGCCCTTGA
- a CDS encoding GNAT family N-acetyltransferase, translated as MPGYLCEDRGVNDLRFRLADDADLVSVVRLRDDAARWMLAQGVTGQWQPGELGEDHFRRIMKSGEVWFAEAADRVVGAWELWWEDEDAWGPQPPTAGYVHRLMVDRGSAPAGTGRQLLRVAERRVAEAGRPLVRLDCLATNARLSAYYLNAGYRVVGHKEGKRQPGGTPKSFTLLEKSVRDDLR; from the coding sequence ATGCCCGGATACCTGTGCGAGGATCGCGGCGTGAACGATCTACGCTTCCGTCTCGCTGACGATGCCGATCTCGTCTCCGTCGTTCGTCTGCGCGACGACGCGGCCCGCTGGATGCTTGCCCAAGGTGTCACTGGCCAGTGGCAGCCTGGTGAGCTGGGCGAGGATCACTTCCGCCGGATCATGAAGAGCGGGGAGGTGTGGTTCGCGGAGGCCGCCGATCGTGTGGTCGGGGCCTGGGAGCTCTGGTGGGAGGACGAGGACGCCTGGGGGCCGCAGCCGCCGACGGCCGGCTACGTGCACCGGCTGATGGTGGACCGCGGAAGTGCCCCGGCCGGGACAGGACGGCAGCTTCTGCGAGTCGCGGAGCGACGCGTGGCCGAGGCGGGCCGACCGTTGGTTCGCCTGGACTGCCTGGCCACCAACGCACGCCTGAGTGCGTACTACCTCAACGCCGGCTACCGGGTTGTGGGACACAAGGAGGGCAAGCGGCAGCCGGGCGGTACGCCCAAGTCGTTCACGCTCCTTGAGAAGTCCGTACGGGATGACTTGAGGTAG
- a CDS encoding MerR family transcriptional regulator, giving the protein MLIGELSQRTGTPTRLLRYYEDQGLIRPHRRPGGFREYAEADVRTVRCIRTLLAAGIGTLTIAELLPFLLGDARIEESGCPELLPELYQVHRRVSDAIANLLAARDVLDSVIAAARSLN; this is encoded by the coding sequence GTGCTCATCGGAGAGCTCTCGCAGCGCACCGGCACCCCGACCCGGCTGCTGCGCTACTACGAGGACCAGGGCCTCATCCGGCCGCACCGCAGGCCGGGCGGTTTCCGTGAGTACGCCGAGGCGGACGTCCGGACCGTACGGTGCATCCGCACCCTGCTGGCCGCCGGGATCGGCACCCTCACCATCGCCGAACTGCTGCCGTTCCTGCTGGGCGACGCGCGGATAGAGGAGTCGGGATGCCCGGAGCTGCTCCCCGAGCTGTACCAGGTCCACCGGCGGGTCAGCGACGCCATAGCGAACCTGCTGGCGGCACGTGACGTGCTGGACAGCGTCATCGCCGCCGCCCGCAGCCTGAACTAG
- a CDS encoding ScbR family autoregulator-binding transcription factor: MTQHKRERAKQERAIRTREQLLRAAAEVFDVSGYAGASINRILDRAELTAGAMYFHFKSKEDLARAVILEQATDVHFPRTEPGLQQVLDMTGHLATEIRTNTLLRAGIRLAVDTTEEGLREFAIYDYWVDQFRSELVEAHARGELHPFVDVTAAARLVVASFTGTQIMSQAASNWADLPALIADLWHCLLPAFAPTEVIGRLTIPNDRNGATG, encoded by the coding sequence GTGACACAGCACAAACGAGAACGAGCCAAGCAGGAGCGGGCGATCCGTACGCGCGAGCAACTTCTGCGGGCAGCAGCAGAGGTCTTCGACGTGTCCGGCTACGCCGGAGCCAGCATCAACCGGATCCTCGACCGGGCCGAGCTGACCGCCGGTGCCATGTACTTCCACTTCAAGTCCAAGGAAGATCTGGCCAGAGCCGTCATCCTGGAGCAGGCCACGGACGTCCACTTCCCCCGGACCGAACCGGGCCTGCAGCAGGTCCTCGACATGACCGGGCATCTGGCGACCGAGATCCGCACCAACACGCTGCTGCGGGCCGGAATCCGGCTGGCCGTGGACACCACCGAGGAAGGTCTGCGCGAGTTCGCCATCTACGACTACTGGGTAGACCAGTTCCGCTCGGAGCTGGTCGAGGCCCACGCTCGGGGGGAGCTCCATCCGTTCGTCGACGTGACGGCCGCCGCGCGCCTGGTCGTGGCCTCCTTCACCGGCACCCAGATCATGTCCCAGGCGGCCAGCAACTGGGCCGACCTGCCCGCACTCATCGCCGACCTGTGGCACTGCCTGCTGCCCGCCTTCGCGCCGACCGAAGTCATCGGGCGACTCACCATTCCCAACGACCGGAACGGGGCAACCGGGTGA
- a CDS encoding NmrA family NAD(P)-binding protein, producing the protein MSTQTTGTIAVFGATGQQGGAVVDALLDHKARVRALVRDPQSDRAQALAARGVELAAIRADDPASPAAALATVEGFYFMTPEANSLEEVEAEIRIGTTLVDAAVEAGVPHVVFNSVFGADRESGVPHHDSKHSIEEHLRKSGLRASMVRATAFMENFASVMAPSLEHGEIVLRLPLPEDVPLKMISVRDIGRVAAALLLGIAEAPGGAVELVGDELTGPQIAAAFGARAGLPARYEALPLSVLPNDLDRVMFREFAEAAEYPSDLSAVRAIEPAALDLAEWIRATGWTAPTNVAGS; encoded by the coding sequence ATGAGCACACAGACGACCGGCACGATCGCGGTCTTCGGCGCGACGGGGCAGCAGGGCGGGGCGGTGGTCGACGCGCTGCTGGACCACAAGGCGCGGGTACGGGCCTTGGTCCGCGACCCGCAGTCCGACCGGGCTCAGGCGCTGGCCGCCCGCGGCGTCGAGCTGGCGGCCATCCGGGCCGACGACCCGGCGTCGCCGGCCGCCGCGCTGGCGACGGTCGAGGGGTTCTACTTCATGACCCCGGAGGCGAACAGCCTCGAAGAGGTCGAGGCGGAGATCCGCATCGGTACCACGCTCGTCGACGCGGCGGTCGAGGCCGGCGTCCCGCATGTCGTGTTCAACTCGGTCTTCGGGGCGGACCGGGAGTCGGGTGTGCCGCACCACGACTCGAAGCACTCGATCGAGGAGCACCTGAGGAAGTCCGGCCTCAGGGCCTCGATGGTGCGCGCGACCGCCTTCATGGAGAACTTCGCGAGCGTGATGGCACCCAGCCTGGAGCACGGGGAGATCGTGCTGAGGCTGCCGCTGCCGGAGGACGTCCCCCTGAAGATGATCTCGGTCAGGGACATCGGCCGGGTCGCCGCCGCGCTCCTGCTCGGCATCGCGGAGGCGCCCGGCGGAGCCGTCGAGCTCGTGGGCGACGAGCTGACGGGCCCCCAGATCGCCGCGGCGTTCGGCGCACGCGCCGGGCTCCCGGCACGGTACGAGGCCCTCCCGTTGAGCGTGCTTCCCAACGACCTCGACAGGGTGATGTTCCGCGAGTTCGCGGAGGCGGCGGAATACCCTTCGGACCTCTCCGCGGTGCGCGCGATCGAGCCGGCCGCCCTGGACCTGGCCGAGTGGATCCGGGCGACCGGCTGGACCGCGCCCACAAACGTGGCTGGTTCCTGA
- a CDS encoding RICIN domain-containing protein, which translates to MGPPASSGQRYCPVFSEPAPAAVSPSCVSWAVLHPTGTCFPGRGRRGSTPTWPSHAHWRARSTPSSSAADTGPERSVAAQDSTVRYLVNKHSGKCLTVYRASGADNANVNQYQCVGARNQQWRMVMTGGDGALASVVLQNIGSGRCLTVHGASGANGANIDQYTCVGATNQSFAFIPGRLSRTPLYTKPLTRKKCVDVQGANKANNANVIQWSCNGNTNQLWDMTRSA; encoded by the coding sequence GTGGGTCCTCCGGCTTCATCGGGTCAGCGGTACTGTCCGGTCTTCTCCGAGCCCGCACCGGCGGCCGTATCGCCGAGCTGCGTCTCCTGGGCCGTACTCCACCCGACCGGCACATGCTTTCCCGGCCGGGGCCGGCGTGGCAGCACGCCGACCTGGCCGAGCCACGCTCATTGGCGGGCACGCTCGACACCGAGCAGCAGCGCCGCAGACACCGGGCCTGAGCGGTCCGTTGCCGCGCAGGACAGTACGGTCAGGTACCTCGTCAACAAGCACAGCGGCAAGTGCCTGACGGTCTACCGGGCCAGTGGCGCAGACAACGCGAACGTCAACCAGTACCAGTGCGTCGGCGCCCGGAACCAGCAGTGGCGCATGGTGATGACCGGCGGCGACGGGGCGCTGGCGTCTGTGGTCCTGCAGAACATCGGCAGTGGCAGGTGCCTCACGGTGCACGGCGCCAGCGGCGCCAACGGGGCGAACATCGACCAGTACACCTGTGTGGGAGCCACCAATCAGTCCTTCGCTTTCATCCCCGGCCGTCTGAGCCGGACGCCGCTCTACACCAAGCCGCTCACCCGGAAGAAGTGTGTGGACGTGCAGGGGGCCAACAAGGCGAACAACGCCAACGTCATCCAGTGGTCGTGCAACGGAAACACGAATCAGCTGTGGGACATGACCCGCAGTGCCTGA